From Deinococcus aquaticus, one genomic window encodes:
- a CDS encoding protein kinase domain-containing protein, whose product MIALLLVPLFIVGVLLTVRAPERVLGTVGAAAAALMTLLLAYLSLTAGGGPIQLENLNRTQGVLTAAAFVLVTAAFRLGRVVMPSLDRPGRLPAQQKPTRVQRTATPVPPSRRPTTTQTVSDLRFQEYEVLDRVGIGGMGSVYRARRRQDGRVVALKVPQDKYLADAKFVKRFYREAEVLKRFNHPNIVRVYDYRMQDPEHYIAMEFLEGDSLEGLLESRTLSFHEGAQLIRALADALRHIHMQNVVHRDIKPANVMVLKNAFTDGVLREGGVKLMDFGIAVGKVLTRLTMTGARVGTPIYMAPEQAKGNRVDARSDVYSLGLLAYEMVTGHTAFKGSYEAVVHQQVFETPKPPKQVRLEVPGKLNDLILNMIEKDPAQRPTLDDVIARIDAGVLTDEIFNDPIALAMSVQEKRGTLRLLDLKGKLRASLRDQTGGAQGLPGTPNAMTGDPEGNLYVTLLDYRQGKAGALVRKLDAEGTELLSFGPYGLNEGELLQPVGIAAAQGQVFVLDAEAHHVVVFDSQGRFIRRFGGRGQGLGRFEKPSSIVAAPDGHIYVLDTGNHEVQRFSPQGEYISRYAFRLDRNSDSLRPLEGLGVDQFGAVYIVDSVARKVRKIEADGTPGMTFAMETLVGEPTEAPWLIQVGPDGQIFAVRQGGQVLRTFSAVGDLLTSSDMYAPVQAMSILGRPKVLQTT is encoded by the coding sequence ATGATCGCGCTGCTCCTGGTGCCGCTGTTCATCGTGGGTGTCCTGCTGACGGTCCGCGCGCCCGAACGGGTGCTGGGCACCGTGGGGGCCGCCGCCGCCGCCCTGATGACCCTGCTGCTCGCCTACCTGTCCCTGACGGCCGGCGGCGGTCCCATTCAACTGGAGAACCTGAACCGCACGCAGGGTGTCCTGACGGCCGCCGCGTTCGTGCTGGTCACCGCCGCGTTCCGCCTGGGCCGGGTCGTGATGCCCAGCCTCGACCGGCCCGGCCGCCTGCCCGCCCAGCAGAAACCCACGCGCGTTCAGCGCACCGCCACGCCCGTGCCGCCCTCACGCCGCCCGACCACCACGCAGACCGTCTCGGACCTGCGCTTCCAGGAGTACGAGGTGCTCGACCGGGTCGGGATCGGCGGGATGGGCAGCGTGTACCGCGCCCGCCGCCGCCAGGACGGCCGCGTGGTCGCCCTGAAGGTCCCGCAGGACAAGTACCTCGCGGACGCCAAGTTCGTCAAACGCTTCTACCGCGAGGCGGAAGTGCTCAAGCGCTTCAACCACCCGAACATCGTGCGCGTGTACGACTACCGCATGCAGGACCCCGAGCATTACATCGCCATGGAATTCCTGGAAGGCGACAGCCTTGAGGGCCTGCTCGAAAGCCGCACCCTGAGCTTCCACGAGGGCGCGCAGCTGATCCGCGCACTGGCCGACGCGCTGCGCCACATTCACATGCAGAACGTCGTGCACCGCGACATCAAACCCGCCAACGTGATGGTCCTCAAGAACGCCTTCACGGACGGTGTGCTGCGCGAGGGCGGCGTGAAACTCATGGACTTCGGCATTGCCGTCGGGAAAGTCCTGACCCGCCTGACCATGACCGGTGCGCGCGTCGGCACGCCCATCTACATGGCCCCGGAACAGGCCAAGGGCAACCGCGTGGACGCCCGCAGCGACGTGTACTCGCTGGGCCTGCTGGCCTACGAGATGGTCACGGGGCACACCGCCTTCAAGGGCAGTTACGAGGCCGTGGTGCACCAGCAGGTGTTCGAGACGCCCAAACCGCCCAAGCAGGTGCGGCTGGAAGTGCCGGGCAAACTGAACGACCTGATCCTGAACATGATCGAGAAAGACCCCGCCCAGCGCCCCACACTGGACGACGTGATCGCCCGCATTGACGCCGGCGTGCTGACCGACGAGATCTTCAATGACCCCATCGCGCTCGCCATGAGCGTGCAGGAGAAACGCGGCACGCTGCGCCTGCTGGACCTGAAAGGCAAACTGCGCGCCAGTCTGCGCGACCAGACCGGCGGCGCGCAGGGCCTGCCCGGCACGCCCAACGCCATGACCGGCGACCCGGAAGGGAACCTGTACGTCACGCTGCTCGACTACCGCCAGGGCAAGGCCGGCGCGCTCGTGCGTAAACTCGACGCGGAAGGCACCGAACTGCTGAGTTTCGGCCCCTACGGCCTGAACGAGGGCGAACTGTTGCAACCCGTCGGGATTGCCGCCGCGCAGGGACAGGTGTTCGTGCTGGACGCCGAGGCGCACCACGTGGTCGTGTTCGACTCGCAGGGCCGCTTCATCCGCCGCTTCGGCGGGCGCGGCCAGGGCCTGGGCCGCTTCGAGAAGCCCAGCAGCATCGTCGCCGCCCCCGACGGGCACATCTACGTCCTGGACACCGGTAATCACGAGGTGCAGCGCTTCAGCCCGCAAGGGGAGTACATCAGCCGCTACGCCTTCCGCCTGGACCGCAACAGCGACAGCCTGCGCCCCCTGGAAGGCCTGGGCGTGGACCAGTTCGGCGCGGTGTACATCGTGGACAGCGTGGCCCGCAAGGTCCGCAAGATCGAGGCCGACGGCACGCCCGGCATGACCTTCGCCATGGAAACCCTGGTCGGAGAGCCCACCGAGGCCCCCTGGCTGATCCAGGTCGGCCCGGACGGACAGATCTTCGCCGTGCGACAGGGCGGACAGGTGCTGCGGACCTTCTCGGCTGTGGGCGACCTGCTGACCTCCAGCGACATGTACGCGCCCGTGCAGGCCATGAGCATCCTGGGGCGCCCGAAAGTCCTCCAGACCACCTGA
- a CDS encoding glutaredoxin family protein, whose translation MSLPTLTLYTRPGCHLCEQAAGNLARLEFRVQTVNVDLDPHLRAQHGDHVPVLALGDRILGRGAFSPARLSTLKLALIREYRPD comes from the coding sequence ATGAGCCTGCCCACCCTGACCCTCTACACCCGTCCCGGCTGCCACCTGTGCGAACAGGCCGCCGGGAACCTCGCCCGCCTGGAATTCAGGGTGCAGACCGTGAACGTGGACCTCGACCCGCACCTGCGCGCCCAGCACGGCGACCACGTGCCCGTCCTGGCCCTCGGGGACCGCATCCTGGGCCGCGGCGCGTTCAGCCCCGCGCGCCTCAGCACCCTGAAACTCGCCCTGAT